The Mucilaginibacter defluvii genome contains the following window.
TACTGATGAAAAGAGTTTTAATAGCGCTCATGCTGATGATGGGCCTGCAACCGGCCTCTGCGCAAATGCGTTTTTTGCCAAAATTTGTACGTAAAATGCTGTTTGAGCAGGACAGCAGCAAACACAGCAGCTTTTTTATTCTACCTGTAATCAGCTCCGCGCCCGAAACCGGCTTTGAGGGCGGCGGCTCCGCACTTTATTCTTTTTATACCGATACCCTTAACGAGGGCACCCGGGTATCAAACATATTTGGCTATGCTACCGTAACCACCAAAGGGCAAAGCCGCTTTAGCCTGAGTACCAACTACTGGACGCCGCAGAATAAATACCACTACACGGCTACCATCAGCTACATCAACTTTCCGTTTGATTACTTTGGAACCGGCAACGAGACCAACAAAGCCAACCTCGACCGCCTCGGCCAAAAACGCCTGCGTATAAACCTTACTGCCGAAAAGCGTGTAAGCAAGAACATCTATCTGGGCTTAGCGGCAGGCGGGCTTGATTATAAGTTTACCGATAAAGAGCCAGGCGGCATTTACCAAAACCTGCAACGCTCAGAACAACCAGGCGGCGGCAGCATACTATTTGCGGGGCCAAGTTTTGTGTTTGACGACCGTAATAACAACACCTACACCACAAAGGGAGCCGTAGTGACTGCCTATTTTAACTTTATGAAGGGCATGTTCAGCAATAACGATTACCGCGGCGGCCTGTTCAATATTGAGTATGCGCAGTTTTTCCCGATCAGTAAAAAACTCGTTTTAGGCTTCAATGCGCAGGAGCAGAGTCTGGTTGGCGCGCGCGAGCCGTTTTACCTGCTGCCAACTTTGGGTAATGATGAAATTATGCGCGGCTACTACAATGGCCGCTTTCGCGACAGAAACCTGATTGCCGCGCAAACCGAATTGCGCTATCGCATAAGTAACCGTTTTGGTATTGTGGGCTTTGGCGGCGCAGGCAAGGTTTTTAATAACTCCTTTAATTTTGACGGACTAAAGCCTAGCTACGGCCTGGGCGGCCGCTACTTTTTTGATGTGGAGAAAGGCCTCAGCATGCGCGTTGATTACGCCCTTGGCGAAAAGCGCCCCGGCGAAAGCAGGCAAAGCGGCTTATACCTTAGCCTGGCCGAAGCTTTTTAATATAAGAAATGCATTCACAAAACACACTTCACCCCGCGGGGATTTAGGAGTGATAAAACCTTATAACCATTGTAATGTTTTTGTTGCATGTTGCACTTTACGTGCAATCTCCGTCTATAGCTATAAATATATATACATACGATCATGAAGAAATTAATGATGATGGTGGCCTTTTTTGCCGCAACATATGGAGCCTTTGCTCAAACTGCCGATTTGCGCCGTAAAATAGAAGTTACCGGCATTGCCGAAAAAGAAGTAACACCGGATATTATCAATGTATCTGTATCATTACGGGAGTACATGGACGGTAAGAAAAAGATCAGCATAAGCGAACTGGAAAAACAATTGGAGAAGGCGGTAGCTGCCGCAGGCGTTGCTAAAGAAGATTTTACCGTTAACAACGTTTCCAGCTGGAATATGGCTACCGAAAAGAAGAAAAACCCCGACTTTTTGGTAAGCAAACAATACAGCATCAAGTTTCGCGAGCTGAATAAATACAACCAGATATTAAGCAAGATTGATCCGAAAGGCATCCAGTCAACCAATATCGACAGCTACGACTACTCGAAAATTAACGAGCTGAAAAAGGAACTGAAAATACAGGCCCTGTTATCAGCTAAAGAAAAAGCCACTTACCTGGTAACTGCGTTGGGCGATAAGCTGGGCGGTGTGATCAACATATCTGAAACAGATAATAGCAGCTTTCCGCAGGCGCGCATGTATGCCAACATGAGCATGAGGGGTGCCGCCGAAGCGGGCGACGTAGCCGAATCAGACATCGACTTTAAAAAGATAAAGCTGAGCTTTCAGATCAATGCTGTGTTCGAGATCAAGTAATTTAGATAACTATACAAAAAGCAAAGGCGGCTTCCTTAACCGGAGCTGCCTTTTTTTGTAAGCGGCTTAACAAATAAAATAAATATATTTGATGATTAACCTTTATTATGAAAATACTTGCCTTACCCTTATTTGTATTGCTGGCTGTGAATGTATTTGCACAAAAACAAACCCCCATAACGCTATACCCTGATGGTGCCCCGGGCGCAAAATCCACCCCCAAAACCTATCAGGAAAAATTAGAGAATGGCAGCTGGATATTAAAGGTAAGCACACCAACACTCACCCCCTACTTACCTGCAGCAGGTACGGCCAATGGTACTGCAGTTATTGTGCTGCCGGGTGGTGGCTACGCCGGTTTGGCATCGGCACACGAGGGTGAGGCCATAGCGCGTGAGTTTAACAAGATTGGCGTTACCGCATTTTTGCTAAAATACCGCCTGCCCAGTGATTCCATCATGACGGATAAAAAGATAGGGCCACTGCAGGATGTGCAGCGAGCCATACAAATAGTACGTGAGCGCGCTGCCGAGTGGAAGATAAACCCTGACAGGATAGGCATCATTGGCTTTTCGGCCGGTGGACACCTGGCCTCAACCGCTATTACGCATTTTCAAAAAGCAGTTATCCCGAATAAAAACAACACTAATCTGCGCCCCGATTTCGGGATGCTGATATATCCGGTGATCAGCTTTGGAGAGTTTACCCATCAGGGCTCAAAAGAAAACCTGATCAGCAAAAACCCGGCTCCCGAACTGGTTAACGAATTCAGCAACGAGCTGCAGGTTACGACCCAGACACCGCCAACGTTTTTAATACATGCCGAGGATGATACCGTAGTGCCCGTTCAAAACAGTTTGCTGTTTTACAATGCCTTACTTGCCAACAAAATAAAGGCTGAGATGCACCTATACCCGGCAGGCGGGCACGGTTTCGGCTTGGTAAACCCAACCACTAAAGAGCTTTGGTTCAGCAGCCTTACCAACTGGATGGCCGCCAACGGCTGGCTGGGTAAGTGAGTTGGTGAATGGTGAGTGGTCAGCAGTGATTGGTGAGTAGTATTACGGTTTTAGCTTGTAATTAAAATCTATTAAAAAAAGCCTACCATTCACCAATCACAATTCACTACTGACTACTGACCACTCACTATTCTACAATCTCCAGCAGTTCGTTCAATTCGTCAACCTTATCGGTTGAGCCTAACTGCTCGTACGCGCTGATGAGGTTGCGTATTACGCGTTTAATAATTTCGGTATTTGAGCAGGGCTCGTAAAATTGCTTATCGGGCATTAGTTTCAACTGCTTTAAAAACATATCCACATCGCGCCGGCCGAATATAAAACCCTTGTTAAAGGCGTTTATGTAAAAGAGTATGCCGCTTTCAAACTCGCTTTGCATGCCCTCATCCAGGTAAGCCAATATAAAATGCTGCGGCAGGTTAACGCCATACACCGGTATATCAAGCTTTTGGGCTATAATGGAATAAATTATAGCGAGTGATATCTGGTTACCTTTTTTGGTTTCGAGCACCTGGCTAATGTAACTGTTCTGCGGATCCTGGTGATTGGTGGTATTGCCGCTAAAGCCGTATATATTATAAAATACATGGTTAATCAGCTTCACCTGCTCAACCGGGCTGCCCTCGTTCATCATTTGCAGCCATATATCTCGCTTAATAGCTTCTATCTGGTTAATTACCTTTTGTTCATCAAGGTCGGGGTACTGGTAGCGGTTTATTATGAGTGCCCCCTGTAGCAAGTCGAACGCGCCGCTGTGTATCCACAATTTAAGATCGTTTTTTAACTGGCCAAACTGAATTTCGTGCACCAGGTTGGCAATTCGCTCCTGTAAAAGCGGATCAAAAGCCTCGGTAAAAGCAGTTTCAAGCGGTTCTATCGCGCTGCCACCTAATGATAGCAACTTATCATGCACATGCTCAAATACCTCTGCGTCCGGGTCGTCGAGCAATTTTATTAATGAGTTTATTTCGGATGTATTTAACATGCTTATCAGTAAAGTATTACTATTTATCTATTTTTACAACCATGTTCAACATAAGGTTTGCGGCCGACTACCTGCGGCATCGTTTTAAAGCAAAAACCCGCCATGGTATCCACTCCCCTTTTGTGTACCAACTGGTTGATAAGGTAATATACGATTTTGAGCCCAAAAAAGTGTACGCCGATATAGAGCAGGTTCGTAAACATTTACTTGCCGATGACCGGACCATCACCGTTACCGACCTTGGCGCCGGTTCGCATGTAAACAACAACAAGCAGAAACACATCAGCCAGATTGCCAAGAACGCGCTTAAACCACCAAAGCTCGCTCAGCTATTGTACCGCCTGGCTGCCTATACCAACCCGGATAGCATTATTGAACTGGGCACCTGCCTTGGCGTTACCACGCTTTACCTGCAACAAGCCGCGCCCGAAGCCCAGGTACACACGCTCGAGGGTTGCCCGCAAACGGCGGCAGTGGCCGGGCAGCAATTCGCCGGTCAAAAGCTGGATAACATTGCCCTAACCGTAGGCAACTTTGATGATACGCTTTACAACGTAATTAACAGTTTGCCAAAACTTGATTTTGTGTTTGTGGATGGCAACCACCAAAAGGACGCTACACTGCGCTATTTTGAATGGTGCCTGCCGCATGTGCACGAAGACACCCTGCTGATTTTTGATGATATTTACTGGAGCGAAGGCATGAAAGAAGCTTGGGCACAAATAAAAGCACACCCGCAGGTAACCGCTACGGTCGATCTGTTTTGGATTGGGCTGGTTTACTTCAAAAAAGGGCAGGCTAAAGAAGATTTTCTGATAAAGTTTTAAACGACACTTCACCCGGCTCCTTTCTGAGGAGAGGAAGTCGAACATATGAATTAAAATACACAGATCGTTAAACAACTAAATTCCGGCATCAGTAATACCCGGAGTACACAAACTGCGGCAAAGCACAACCTTTAACCGGGTAGGACGCAGCCGGCAGTTTTGCTTCTTTTGTCTGCACAAAAGAAGTTGAGGACAAGTAACGAAGCGATTTTAAGATAGTGCTATTGTTAGGTTGTTGTGCTTTTATTATCGTTAGCCTGCTCTTGGGTGCAGGGCCCGGTTAATTCCCTTGGTGCGAAAGTAACCAAACATCAAGCCGGAAAAAACCTTCGGCCGCACTGGCCATAAACTCGGCCCGGTTTTCCGGCAGGCCAACGCTCTTTTTTAATCTCAACTGTCATTTCAAACGAGGCACGAGCGAGAAATCTGCTGCTTGATTATGAATGCGGATAGATTTCTCGCTATCGCATCGAAATGACAGCAAAAGTTAAATATTAATTTATCCAGTCAAACTTAGTATAAGGAACCAATACTTCCGGTATTTTAATACCTTCTTCTGTTTGATTATTTTCTAATAGCGTAGCTACTATACGCGGCAAGGCCAGTGCGCTGCCATTTAGCGTGTGAGCCAACTGCGTTTTGCCCTCGGCGTTACGGAAACGCAGTTTAAGGCGGTTGCTCTGGAAGGTTTCAAAGTTTGATACAGATGATACTTCCAGCCAGCGTTGTTGGGCCGCGCTCCAGGTTTCCATATCATACGTTAACGCTGATGCAAAACCCATGTCGCCACCGCATAAACGCAGCACCCGGTATGGCAGACCAAGCTTTTGCAGCAAACCTTGCACGTGTGCGCTCATTTCTTCCAACACACTATAAGAGTTATCCGGATGTACCACCTGTACTATTTCTACCTTATCGAACTGGTGCAGGCGGTTAAGGCCGCGTACATGTGCACCGTATGAGCCCGCCTCACGGCGGAAACATGGCGTATAGCCGCAGTTTTTAACCGGCAATTCGTCGCCTTTTAATATCACATCACGGTACAGGTTGGTTACTGGTACCTCGGCGGTGGGTATCAGGTACAGGTTATCAATACCTGCATGATACATCTGGCCCTCCTTATCAGGTAACTGGCCGGTGCCGAAGCCCGATGTCTCATTAACCAGTAACGGAACAATCACCTCGCTGTAACCACCCTTTTCGGCCTCATCTAAAAAGAAGCTGATCAGCGCGCGCTGCAGTTTGGCGCCTTTACCTTTATATACCGGAAAACCGGCGCCGGTAATTTTAACACCCAGTTCAAAGTCAATTAAGTTATATTTTGCGGCCAGTTCCCAATGTGGCAAAGCGTTGCCTGGTAGCTCCGGCTTGGTGCCGTGCTCTAACACGATCTCATTTTCTTCCGGCGTTAAGCCTTTGGGTACCGAGCTGTGCGGCAGGTTAGGCAATAGTACCAGCTTTTGCTGCAGTTCGGCCTCAAGGGCGGCAAGCTGCTCGCCGTATTGCTTAATATCTTCCTTCCATTTACCGGTACTGGCTTTAATGGCTTCGGCTTCTTCTTTTTGCCCGGTACGCATCAGCTCACCAATTTTTTTGGCGGCGGCATTTGCTTCGGCGGATACACTGTCTGACAGGTTTTGGGTTTGCCTGCGTTTTTCGTCAAGCTCAATAATGTTGTCAACCAGTTCGGGCTGCTTAAAATTTTTAACAGCCAGGCGTTCCAGCACTTGTTCCCTGTTCTCGCGGATGTAATTTACCTGAAGCATTTTCTATTTATATGATTTTTGGCAAAGATATAAACTTAATGGGTTTGCACAGGCAGCAACTCAAATGTATAACCCTGGCTTTTCCACAAACCCAAGGCTCTCGGCAATACGTACTCCAACCGGTTAAAGGCCTTCAAACTATCGTGAAATACCACTATTGATCCCGGGCGGGTATATTTTAACGTTTTTTTCAGGCAACGCTCGGGCTTGAGCGTCATGTCAAAATCGCCGCTTAGCACATCCCACATAATAATGTCCAGCTCTGGGTTAAGCGCCTTTAGCTGGTCTGCCTGCGAACGTTTAATGCGTCCGTATGGTGGCCTGAAAAGATTGGTATGCAGCAGTTCGTCTGCCTGTTTAAAGTTATCAAGGTAGGTGTCATCGTCTGTTTTCCACCCCTTAAGGTGATTAAAGGTATGGTTGCCTATGGCATGCTCCTCGCGCTTTACCTGCTCAAAAATTTCCGGGTGCTTGCGTACGTTGTCGCCGATGCAAAAAAAGGTGGCCTTAGCGCCATACTCTTTTAAAATTTTTAGCACATAAGGTGTAACAATAGGTATAGGCCCATCGTCAAAGGTCAAAAAAATGCTTCGGCTGCTCGTTTTAATATCCCATATTAGTTTAGGATAGAGCAGTTTTAACAAACGAGGGGTTTTAAACAGGTACATAGGTACAAATTAAGCTAATTGTTTCATTTTAAAAACAGAAGTTGAGTACAGGTATATTTAGATGCCTTATTACAAAATATTTATGAACCGATATATACTCAAACGTTCCGGGCTTAAACTCTTAATGCTGATGCTCTGCATGCCGGCGGTAAGTGTTTTCGCGCAGGAGAAGATAACCCTGCAACGGGCGGTAGAACTCGCACTCGAGCGTAACCTTACCATTAAGCAGGCACAACTCAGCGAAGCGCTTACCGGCGAAGACCTGAAGCAATCAAAATATAACCGGTTGCCCGATCTGAACGTGAATACGCAAGGCTCATTCAACTGGGGCCGAAGCTTGGATCAGTCAACTTATTCCTTCACCAACCAGCGTATATTTACGGCGTTTGGCTCTTTAACATCACAAATTGTGCTGTTTCAGGGCGGGCAATTGCGTAACCAGATCATCCAGAACAAAATACAGCTGGAGGCTGACCGTACCAACACCACCAAGGTTAAGAACGACCTTATATTGAACGTGGTTACCACTTATCTTACAGTGCTGACCAACCAGGACCTGGTAAAGGCGGCGGGCCAGCAGATAGATATTTCAAAGCAAACGCTTGATCGCGCCAACATCAGCTTTAAAGCCGGTAACCAAACCGTGGCGGACCTGTCACAAGCTAAATCACAACTTTCAACCGCTGAACTTAACCGTACCGACGCGCAAAACCAGCTGGAGCTATCCATCCTGACGCTGAAGCAATACATGGAGATGCCGCCCGAAACACAAATAGAGGTGGTGAGGCCCGATGTAAGCCAGCTCTCGGTACAATCCATATTTAACGCCCAGGAAGTACTAAACACCGCCTTAAATGTTAACCCGGATGTCCGCCTGGCCGAATTACAGCGCGATGTACTGAAACAAGCCGTAAAAGTGGCGCAGGGCGCTTACTATCCAACCCTGGTACTGTTTGCTACTTTAGGTTCAAACTATTCAAGCATTTACCAGCGTGCCGGCCGTCCTTACGCTACCGGGGAGTTTAACCCGATAGGTGTGGTTAATAATGCGGCTCGTGATACTGTAGTTACACCGGCTTTCGCTACACCGTTCACCAAGCCATCGGTATTCGGACAATTGAGTGATAACTTTTACCAGTCGATAGGTTTAAATCTATCAATACCTATCTTCCGTCGCTTTGCTACCCGTACAGCGGTGCGTAAAGCAAAAATTCAATACCAGAATGCCGAAGTTCAGGCTCAATTATCACGAAACAACCTGAGCAAGATCATCTACCAGGCCGTATGGGATGCCCAAGCGGCGCAAAAACGCTATATATCGGCGCAGCAAACCTACCAGGCCAATAAGGATGCTTACAATGCCATATTGCAGCGCTTTAATGTAGGTTTAGTAAATTCGCTCGATCTGAATACATCGTTAACCAATTTTAATAAAGCTGAGTTTGATATGATACAGGCCCGTTACCAGATGGTGTTCAGAAGCAAAGTGATTGACTATTACCTGGGAAAACCGATTTCGTTATAACTATTAATTTGAATCATGGGAAAGACTACAAAATATATTCTGATCATTGCCGGGGTACTTGCGCTGTTGCTGATCATAGGTAAATTGACCGGCTTTTTGGGCGGGCCAAAGAAAACACAGGTAGCTACTGAAAAGGCTGCCGAACGTACCATCACCGAATCGGTATCGGCAAGCGGAAAAGTTAAACCGCACGTTGAGGTAAAAATAAGTGCCGAGGTATCTGGCGAGGTAGTTGACCTGCCAATTAAGGAAGGCGACGTGGTTAAAAAAGGCCAGTTGTTGTGCCGCATCCGTCCGGACATATTGCAATCAGGCTATGAGCGTGCCGTGGCATCATACAATACCCAAAAAGCTACCGTTGGCAATTCGGCTCAGATGTTGAAACAGGCCGAGGCAAACTTTAACAACCAGGCATCCATCTATAAACGTAATAAAGAGCTTTACGAGAGCAAAGTAGTAACCGCTGCCGAGTTTGAAACCGCAAAAGCTAATTACGAGAGTGCCAAAGCCAACCTGGAAGCAGCTAAGCAAAGTGTTATAGGCGCTAAGTTTGGCCTTGATCAATCACAGGCATCTGTAAAAGAAGCTCAGGACAACCTGGCCAAAACGTCTATCTACTCTCCGGTGGATGGCGTAGTGTCCAAACTATCCATTGAAAAAGGCGAGCGCGTATTAGGTACTATCCAGATGGCGGGTACGGATATCATGACGATATCTGACGTGAACGCGATGGACGTTAACGTTGATGTAAACGAGAACGATATTAACCGCGTGGCCGTTGGCAATGAGTCGGACATAGAGGTAGATGCCTTTTTAGGTAAAAAATTCAAGGGTAAGGTGATCGAGATAGGCAGCTCGGCCAACGTGGTGGGTACCAATGCCGACCAGGTGACCAACTTCACGGTTAAAGTACGTATAGACCCGGAATCATATAAAGCCTTAATGGCGGGCAAAGAGGGTACACCGTCGCCTTTCCGTCCGGGCCTTACCGCTACCGTTGAGATCAAGACTAATAATGTTAAGGGCCTGTCGGTACCTATACAATCGGTTACCACGCGCGAAGATGAAAAGAAAAACGCAGCCGCCGACAAAAAAGCGGATGACGATGACGATGACAAAAAACAATTAAGCGCGCCGGTTAAAGAGTATGTATTTGTTTACAGCGCCGGTAAAGTAAAACAGGTGCAGGTAAAAACCGGCATACAAGATGATGCTTACATTCAAATATTATCGGGCGTTAAAGCCGGAGATGAGGTGGTATCAGCCCCTTACTCAGCCATCTCAAAAACTTTGAAGGATAATGAGGAAGTAGAAAAGGTTGATAAATCAAAACTTTTCGGCACAGAAGAAAAGAAGTAGTAGTTTAGTTTATAGTGTTAATATGGAAAAGGGCTTGCTTATGCAGGCCCTTTTTGGTTTTGTAACCATAAATTTTTATTAAGAAATAGTTCGTTACCTGTCCTGAATTTCTTTTGAACGATCAAAAGAAACAAAACTCGCCGGCTATGTCCTGCCCGTTGAAGGGGTGTACCTGGGCAAAGCTTTTACTATTCCGGGCATTACTGATGCCGTAGAATAGGTTATTGAAGACTTGTGCTTTTAAGAAAAATCATTTCGAAGCGTCAGCGAGAAATCTGCCTGCATTCATAGCAGCGCGACAGATTTCTTCTCTCACTCGTTAGAAAGGACAAAATTTATTACAGCGGCAACTCCGATGTCTTTAAAAACTTTACCTGGAAAAGCTTGTCCCAGTTTTTGCCGGTTACAAATATCCGTTTACCCTTGGTATCATAAGCTATACCGTTAAGCACGTCGGCATTGGCGTTGCGCTTCTCTTTTGGGTACAGGCTGCTCATGTCAATTTTTGCTAATACGGCGCCCGTTTTAGGGTCGATAACTAAAATATCATCACTTAAGTAAACATTAGCGTACAGTTTACCGTCAATATATTCCAGTTCGTTAACCTGGTCAATTTGTTTTTCATTGTCGTAAACATTTATGGCGCCGATCTGGTGGTAGTCGTTCTTATCCAAAAATAAAATACTGTTGCTGCCATCGGTGTTGTAAATCTTCTCGCCGTCAAAGCATAAGCCCCAGCCTTCGGTGCCGGCGGTGTAGCTAAAGGTTTTTAACAGTTTGAACGATTTTTTATCATACACATAGCCAATCTTTTCCTTGTAAGTAAGCTGTACTATTTTATCGCCAACTATGGTGATGCCTTCGGCAAAAACTTTTGGGTCAACCATGGCTTGTTGTACTACTTTTCCGGTGTTCAGGTCAACCCTGCGCAGGCTCGACTGGCCGGTTACATCTTCACCTTCCGGTGGGGTAAGATAACCGCCATCGCTTTCAAACAGAAACCCATCATGGTACTCCAACCCCTCGGTGTATGATGAGGTATCATGCGGATAAACTTTCTCTACCTTAAAAGTATAAACATCCGGCGCTTTGGCAGCCAGTAAAACTACATTGCTGGTAACCTCCCGGCTTTTACCACCGGTAAATACGTTGGCGGTAATTACCTTGTTGCCCAACGGCATACCATCGGTTTTAACCACAACGGCGGCGGTATCTTTACGTGAGCCGATACGCAGCGTATCCAGCATATACACTACCGAGTCGATGCTCGTACCTTCTGGCAGGTTAACTTTAACAGCAAGTTCTTTACCACTGTTAATGCTGGTACCGGCTTCCGGGCTTAAGGTAATGTCGGCAGTTTTTGGTTTATCATCACCGCAGCTTGCTGCGGCCAGCAGCACTGCTCCGGCTAAAAAAAGTTTAAGTCGTTTGTTCATAAGTATCAATCAGCAGATGGCCAAAAGGCATCTTCAATATGTTTTAACGTATAATTCCCGCTTTTATTAAACAGTACCGAAATTATATCAAAACGCACATCGCCCTGGTGATTTGTTATGTAGATGTATTCGTCGGCAGCGTGCGCCATCAGGCGTTGCTTGCGGCTGTCAACAAAATCTTCGGGCGCTCCAAAACCGGTTCCGGTACGGGTTTTAACCTCGGCAAATATAATCACCCTGTCTTTATAAGCGATCAGGTCAATTTCGGCCTTGCCATAGGTCCAGTTCTCATCCAGTATTTCATAACCCATATTTTCCAGATAAGTTTTGGCCAATGTTTCGCCCCGGCGACCTAATTCGAGGTGTAAAGCCATTATTTGAGAATTACCGAACCCAGATAATCAGATATATGCTTTTCAACCTTTTTCATGCGCATGTACTGGTTAAGTAATATTTCCTGATCTTGTTCGCCGGGGGTGTTTTGCAGTTCCTTGCGCAGGTTTTCCAATATCTGGGCAACCTTATGTTTTTTAAGATGGAATATTGCGCCCAGTATGGTGGCTTTCATATTCGCCTGTTCATCAGGTACGGCTATTCTGTGCATCTCGTACCAGTTCTCGCTGAGCGTATAACGCGATGCCAGCATGGTTACCGTAAGGTCAACAATATCTTTATCCGCATGGTGAATGTAATGCTGCTCTTCGGGTAATACGCCATTTTCAACATTGGCCCGGTAGTCTTCTACAAAAGCCTTGCAGGCAGTATTATCAAAAGTAACATCGCTCAGCTCGGCTATCATAAACGGCCCGATGTAGGTATTGGCGATGCCGTCCCAATCAATCATGCGGTTACCGTAAAGTAGTAGCAGCCGGATGATTTCACGTTCCTGAGTATAAGCTTCTTCTCTTTTTTCGGTAGATGGAGCGGCTGTTATGCCCGGCTCATCAAAAAACAAATCTTCTGGCG
Protein-coding sequences here:
- a CDS encoding glutaminyl-peptide cyclotransferase, with product MNKRLKLFLAGAVLLAAASCGDDKPKTADITLSPEAGTSINSGKELAVKVNLPEGTSIDSVVYMLDTLRIGSRKDTAAVVVKTDGMPLGNKVITANVFTGGKSREVTSNVVLLAAKAPDVYTFKVEKVYPHDTSSYTEGLEYHDGFLFESDGGYLTPPEGEDVTGQSSLRRVDLNTGKVVQQAMVDPKVFAEGITIVGDKIVQLTYKEKIGYVYDKKSFKLLKTFSYTAGTEGWGLCFDGEKIYNTDGSNSILFLDKNDYHQIGAINVYDNEKQIDQVNELEYIDGKLYANVYLSDDILVIDPKTGAVLAKIDMSSLYPKEKRNANADVLNGIAYDTKGKRIFVTGKNWDKLFQVKFLKTSELPL
- a CDS encoding efflux RND transporter periplasmic adaptor subunit; translation: MGKTTKYILIIAGVLALLLIIGKLTGFLGGPKKTQVATEKAAERTITESVSASGKVKPHVEVKISAEVSGEVVDLPIKEGDVVKKGQLLCRIRPDILQSGYERAVASYNTQKATVGNSAQMLKQAEANFNNQASIYKRNKELYESKVVTAAEFETAKANYESAKANLEAAKQSVIGAKFGLDQSQASVKEAQDNLAKTSIYSPVDGVVSKLSIEKGERVLGTIQMAGTDIMTISDVNAMDVNVDVNENDINRVAVGNESDIEVDAFLGKKFKGKVIEIGSSANVVGTNADQVTNFTVKVRIDPESYKALMAGKEGTPSPFRPGLTATVEIKTNNVKGLSVPIQSVTTREDEKKNAAADKKADDDDDDKKQLSAPVKEYVFVYSAGKVKQVQVKTGIQDDAYIQILSGVKAGDEVVSAPYSAISKTLKDNEEVEKVDKSKLFGTEEKK
- a CDS encoding YraN family protein — translated: MALHLELGRRGETLAKTYLENMGYEILDENWTYGKAEIDLIAYKDRVIIFAEVKTRTGTGFGAPEDFVDSRKQRLMAHAADEYIYITNHQGDVRFDIISVLFNKSGNYTLKHIEDAFWPSAD